In the genome of Photobacterium sp. TY1-4, one region contains:
- the hemL gene encoding glutamate-1-semialdehyde 2,1-aminomutase has protein sequence MSKSADLFAQAQKTIPGGVNSPVRAFAGVGGSPLFIERADGAYIFDADGKAYIDYVGSWGPMILGHNHVAIRDAVINAAQQGLSFGAPTEMEVIMAELVSTLVPSMEMVRMVSSGTEATMSAIRLARGFTNRDKIVKFEGCYHGHADCLLVKAGSGALTLGQPSSPGVPADFAKHTLTCTYNDLDSVREAFATHPQDIACIIVEPVAGNMNCIPPVPGFLEGLRAICDEFGALLILDEVMTGFRVSEGGAQGYYNIKPDLTTLGKVIGGGMPVGAFGGRREVMEYVAPTGPVYQAGTLSGNPVAMAAGHACLSVLTQEGNEKRLANTTKRLADGFKALAEKHGIALQTNQVGAMFGFFFTDQPSVTTFSDVSKCDIERFKRFFNLMLEKGVYLAPSAYEACFTSLAHGDKEIDATLEAADYAFAVLAQEAA, from the coding sequence ATGAGCAAGTCAGCAGATCTATTTGCCCAAGCACAGAAGACGATTCCTGGCGGTGTGAACTCTCCCGTCCGCGCCTTTGCCGGTGTCGGTGGCAGCCCGCTATTTATTGAACGCGCCGACGGTGCCTACATCTTTGATGCTGACGGCAAAGCCTATATCGACTATGTCGGCTCATGGGGTCCGATGATCCTGGGTCACAACCATGTCGCGATCCGCGATGCCGTGATCAACGCAGCCCAGCAGGGCTTGAGCTTCGGCGCGCCGACGGAAATGGAAGTGATCATGGCCGAGCTGGTCTCCACACTGGTACCGTCGATGGAGATGGTCCGTATGGTCAGCTCCGGGACCGAAGCCACCATGAGTGCCATCCGCCTGGCGCGCGGCTTTACCAACCGCGACAAAATCGTCAAATTCGAAGGCTGCTACCACGGCCACGCCGACTGCCTGCTGGTCAAAGCCGGCTCCGGCGCCCTGACGCTGGGTCAGCCAAGCTCTCCGGGGGTTCCGGCTGATTTCGCCAAGCACACCCTGACTTGCACCTACAACGACTTAGATTCTGTGCGCGAAGCCTTTGCCACCCACCCGCAGGACATCGCCTGTATCATTGTTGAACCGGTGGCCGGGAACATGAACTGTATCCCACCGGTCCCGGGCTTCCTGGAAGGCCTGCGCGCGATCTGTGATGAGTTCGGCGCCCTGCTGATCCTGGATGAAGTCATGACCGGCTTCCGTGTTTCAGAAGGCGGCGCGCAAGGCTACTACAACATCAAACCGGATCTGACCACGCTGGGTAAAGTCATTGGCGGCGGTATGCCGGTCGGTGCCTTTGGCGGCCGTCGTGAAGTGATGGAATATGTCGCGCCAACCGGCCCGGTCTACCAGGCAGGGACCCTGTCCGGCAACCCGGTTGCCATGGCTGCTGGCCATGCGTGTCTGAGCGTGCTGACTCAGGAAGGTAACGAGAAGCGCCTGGCCAATACCACCAAGCGTCTGGCAGACGGCTTCAAGGCCCTGGCAGAGAAACACGGCATTGCCCTGCAAACCAATCAGGTCGGCGCGATGTTCGGCTTCTTCTTCACCGATCAGCCAAGCGTCACCACCTTCAGCGACGTCTCCAAGTGTGACATCGAACGCTTCAAGCGCTTCTTTAACCTGATGCTGGAAAAAGGCGTTTACCTGGCACCGTCGGCTTATGAAGCTTGCTTTACTTCCCTGGCGCACGGCGACAAGGAAATTGACGCCACACTGGAAGCGGCAGATTACGCATTTGCCGTCCTGGCGCAAGAAGCCGCCTGA
- a CDS encoding AI-2E family transporter produces the protein MLIAALVLAAYASYRLIEPYLGPIVMAFIISLLYYPLHTRVERKLPAHPNAAAMLSCTLLTVMIVIPVLVVFTSIIQQGSTFSKESYQWLTSGGAKEVLSHPVTVKALALIEEYSPFEPLDAQAILQKVAAAASKFGAQLLNISARLLGDATNFVLSFMLMLFVLFFLLRDHKKMVTALRHVIPLSRSQEDAVLSEVEQVAKSAVLGSFLTALAQGIAGGFAMWVAGFPGLFWGSMMAFASFIPVVGTALIWLPAALYLLLVGQWQWSLFLVGWGVIVVGSIDNFLRPLLMQGNSGMNTLLIFLSILGGLHLFGLIGLIYGPVIFAVTLVLFKLYEVEFHDFLANQDKN, from the coding sequence ATGCTTATCGCAGCCCTGGTCCTGGCGGCCTACGCCAGCTATCGGCTGATCGAGCCCTATCTCGGCCCCATTGTGATGGCCTTTATTATTTCCCTGCTCTACTACCCGCTGCACACCCGGGTGGAGCGGAAACTGCCGGCCCACCCCAATGCCGCCGCGATGCTCTCGTGCACCCTGCTCACGGTAATGATCGTGATCCCGGTATTGGTCGTCTTTACCTCGATCATCCAGCAGGGCTCGACCTTCTCAAAAGAGAGCTACCAATGGCTGACCTCCGGCGGGGCCAAAGAGGTCTTGTCGCACCCGGTGACGGTCAAAGCGCTGGCGCTGATTGAAGAATACTCACCGTTCGAGCCCCTCGATGCCCAGGCCATCCTCCAGAAAGTGGCGGCCGCCGCCTCCAAGTTCGGTGCCCAGTTGCTCAACATCAGTGCCCGTTTGCTCGGCGATGCCACCAACTTCGTCCTCAGCTTCATGCTGATGCTGTTTGTGCTGTTTTTCCTGTTGCGGGATCATAAAAAAATGGTCACGGCGCTGCGCCACGTGATCCCACTGTCACGCAGCCAGGAAGACGCCGTCCTGAGCGAAGTCGAGCAAGTTGCCAAATCAGCGGTCCTGGGCTCTTTCCTGACCGCCCTGGCACAAGGGATCGCCGGTGGCTTTGCCATGTGGGTTGCCGGTTTCCCGGGCTTGTTCTGGGGTTCGATGATGGCCTTCGCCTCCTTTATTCCGGTGGTCGGTACCGCCCTGATCTGGCTGCCGGCGGCGCTGTATCTGTTGCTGGTCGGCCAGTGGCAGTGGAGCCTGTTCCTGGTGGGCTGGGGCGTCATCGTCGTCGGCTCGATCGACAATTTCCTCCGTCCGCTGTTGATGCAGGGCAACTCCGGCATGAACACCCTGTTGATCTTCCTGTCCATCCTCGGCGGCCTGCACCTGTTCGGCCTGATTGGCCTGATCTACGGCCCGGTTATCTTTGCCGTCACCCTGGTGCTGTTCAAGCTCTATGAGGTGGAATTTCACGACTTCCTGGCCAACCAGGACAAGAACTGA
- the rsmC gene encoding 16S rRNA (guanine(1207)-N(2))-methyltransferase RsmC, whose product MSYTAASQVVARQLEFFENRNVLVIGELADTFPLELTQVASAVAVFTTHYGYYRQMQRHSQIDAYFGAELTADIQCDMVLMYWPKAKAEAEYLLTMVLSKFGPGTEVCIVGENRSGVRSAEKLFQSLGSLNKYDSARRCSFYWGRCEQAPDAFTLSDWFRSYDVNVAGTALTIRSLPGVFSHGEFDRGSELLLETLPPLSGKVLDFGCGAGVIGAVMKTRNPAIDLELCDVSALAIESARETFRVNQLEATFTPTDVYAALSGPYDYLISNPPFHAGLKTFYTATETFIAEAPNYLTPNGQMIIVANSFLRYPPLIEASLGQCDTLASTNKFNIYAAKK is encoded by the coding sequence ATGTCCTATACTGCTGCAAGCCAGGTGGTTGCCCGCCAGCTTGAGTTTTTTGAGAACCGCAACGTGCTTGTGATCGGCGAGCTTGCCGATACCTTCCCGCTGGAACTGACCCAAGTGGCCAGCGCTGTGGCAGTATTTACCACCCACTACGGCTACTACCGCCAGATGCAGCGCCACAGCCAAATCGACGCCTATTTCGGCGCCGAGCTGACCGCCGACATCCAGTGCGACATGGTCCTGATGTACTGGCCCAAAGCCAAGGCTGAAGCCGAGTACCTGCTCACCATGGTGCTGAGCAAATTCGGTCCGGGCACGGAAGTGTGTATCGTGGGCGAGAACCGCAGTGGCGTACGCAGCGCCGAGAAGCTGTTCCAGTCGCTGGGCAGCCTGAACAAATATGATTCCGCACGGCGCTGCAGTTTCTACTGGGGCCGCTGTGAGCAGGCACCAGACGCATTCACCCTGAGTGACTGGTTCCGCAGCTATGATGTCAATGTCGCCGGTACCGCGCTGACCATTCGCTCGCTGCCGGGCGTGTTCAGTCACGGCGAGTTTGACCGGGGCTCCGAGCTGTTGCTCGAAACGCTGCCGCCGCTGAGCGGCAAAGTGCTGGACTTTGGCTGCGGTGCCGGGGTCATCGGCGCGGTGATGAAAACCCGCAATCCGGCCATCGACCTGGAGCTGTGTGATGTCAGTGCCCTGGCGATTGAATCAGCCCGCGAAACCTTCCGGGTCAACCAGCTCGAGGCAACCTTTACCCCGACAGACGTCTACGCCGCGCTGAGCGGGCCGTATGATTACCTGATCAGCAACCCGCCGTTCCATGCCGGGCTGAAAACCTTCTATACCGCGACGGAAACTTTCATCGCCGAAGCGCCGAACTACCTGACCCCGAACGGTCAGATGATTATTGTAGCTAACAGCTTCCTGCGTTACCCGCCGCTGATCGAAGCCAGCCTGGGCCAATGCGACACCCTGGCAAGCACCAACAAATTCAATATTTACGCTGCGAAAAAATAA
- a CDS encoding response regulator — MQKTARFKRLQHTLMLAFLVLSITPLTLSALFFLNSHTNDLIEQSTNHLASLLENKQKQLNSYFAARESEVQSFARSELANASGGRFYGLVGAYHQLGDIDTLIKGVGNRRYFTDTLTAKTDNNSYSGNYVGHERYRLMYKRYNWAYAEYLKRSDFTDILLVDLDGNIVYSASNPDKFSLNLASSASPYPALHQTFTTIRDKTRQAQREPEQVPVVFTDFSTATVTGEHAAWFAAPIIQQGYLHSYVFFRLDNQSISGLITDTGPHASHIQTLLVGGDHHARLPGSPSQPSDLSSPSIDQALSGERGVGSFLNFNQIPVLSAFAPVDVLGNTWALVIELPEEEAFARVHQLEKIFAGAMLTAIALVIIASHWLSNSITAPLLRLTWAAEQVSAGDMDQTISSTERGDEIGRLAVSFSRMQRSIREKITLIREQNTELEHNLQVIRQQNDELQTADKLKDEFLATTSHELRTPLHGMVGIAESLLAGASGPIQPAQRRQLEMIINSGQRLTNLVDDLLDYHKMRYGDLTIEKQAVDLASAVRLVLELSSHLLGSKPIRIINQIPDHLPLVLGDEQRLEQVLYNLVGNAIKYTSEGKIILSATVLDHQVRIQVVDTGQGIPPEQLEHIFEPLIQANTQSGHYRQGAGLGLSISRQLIELMGGRLYVSSQPMVGATFSFTLNLASEADIVDSRQASACKHFQLPALETATCDSQDLPENPDGELLLVVDDEPVNLQILNNFLRLEGYRVLTADNGREAMTLVDTEQPALILLDIMMPEMSGYEVCHQLRQRHSLIELPIIMLSALGQVQDRIKGFESGANDYLTKPFNKEELVARIHAHLQAGKTEIQRQKNQALEQEIQRREAVEAGLLEAQSRLLGLLESTQEAILCIRQDGRIRYANSAAGKLLQRAPEQLERHCIDDFLATHLPEEINTNHHYHGHLLFRCGETMTGLETDVIHLPESSGLQRMLIIDHHGPTTRQRIEMLENAIEVICGFAADGDRSNLQQLRELGEEFTHLADRLDGKEQEKAETIRALLVETMKATLRYWEDATQKTKFELAEESGLWRVYLDRSTLQTRTLDKYLHQETLPKSPRWRTVLNTIDFVLERCHSTSATTAERHQLEHMKEQLQQLLSA, encoded by the coding sequence ATGCAGAAAACAGCCCGTTTTAAACGACTTCAGCATACCCTTATGCTGGCCTTTCTCGTTCTCAGTATTACCCCGCTGACCCTGTCAGCCCTCTTTTTCCTCAACTCCCATACCAATGATCTGATCGAGCAAAGCACCAACCATCTGGCCTCGCTGTTGGAGAACAAGCAAAAGCAGCTCAACAGTTACTTTGCCGCCCGCGAGTCTGAAGTCCAGAGCTTCGCCCGCTCAGAGCTGGCCAATGCCAGCGGCGGTCGCTTTTACGGCCTGGTCGGCGCCTATCACCAACTGGGGGATATCGACACGCTGATCAAAGGCGTCGGCAACCGCCGCTACTTTACCGACACCCTGACCGCCAAAACCGACAACAACAGCTACAGCGGCAACTATGTCGGCCACGAACGCTACCGGCTGATGTACAAGCGCTATAACTGGGCTTACGCTGAATATCTCAAACGCTCGGACTTTACCGATATCCTGCTGGTCGATCTCGACGGCAATATCGTCTACTCCGCCAGTAATCCGGACAAATTCAGCCTCAACCTGGCATCGAGCGCCTCGCCGTACCCGGCGCTGCACCAGACCTTCACCACTATCCGAGATAAAACCCGTCAGGCCCAACGGGAGCCCGAGCAGGTGCCGGTGGTCTTTACCGACTTCAGTACGGCCACTGTAACCGGCGAGCATGCGGCCTGGTTTGCCGCCCCGATCATCCAGCAGGGCTACCTGCACAGCTATGTCTTCTTCCGGCTCGACAACCAGTCCATCAGCGGGTTGATCACCGACACCGGTCCCCATGCCAGCCATATCCAGACCCTGCTGGTCGGCGGCGATCATCACGCCCGCCTGCCGGGCAGCCCGTCTCAGCCGAGTGACCTGTCGAGCCCGAGTATCGATCAGGCCCTCAGTGGTGAGCGCGGTGTGGGCAGCTTTTTAAACTTCAACCAAATCCCGGTGCTCAGCGCATTCGCCCCGGTGGATGTGCTGGGCAACACCTGGGCCCTGGTGATTGAGCTGCCGGAAGAAGAGGCCTTTGCCCGGGTTCATCAGCTGGAGAAAATCTTTGCCGGGGCCATGCTCACTGCCATTGCGCTGGTGATCATCGCCTCGCACTGGCTGTCGAACTCCATCACTGCCCCGCTGCTACGCCTGACCTGGGCCGCAGAGCAAGTCTCGGCTGGGGATATGGACCAGACCATCAGCAGTACCGAACGCGGTGATGAAATTGGCCGCCTGGCCGTGAGTTTTTCCCGGATGCAGCGCTCGATCCGTGAAAAAATCACCCTGATCCGGGAGCAAAATACCGAGCTGGAACACAACCTGCAGGTGATCCGCCAACAGAATGATGAGCTCCAGACCGCCGATAAACTCAAAGATGAGTTCCTGGCGACCACCTCCCACGAACTGCGCACCCCGCTGCACGGGATGGTCGGGATAGCCGAATCCCTGCTGGCCGGTGCCAGCGGCCCGATCCAACCCGCCCAGCGCCGCCAACTGGAAATGATCATCAACAGCGGCCAGCGCCTGACCAACCTGGTCGATGATCTGCTCGACTACCACAAAATGCGTTACGGCGATCTGACTATCGAGAAGCAAGCGGTCGATCTGGCGTCTGCCGTCCGCCTGGTGCTGGAGCTTTCCAGCCACCTGCTCGGCAGCAAGCCAATCCGGATCATCAACCAGATCCCCGACCACTTGCCGCTGGTGCTGGGGGATGAGCAACGGCTCGAACAAGTGCTTTATAACCTGGTCGGCAATGCCATTAAGTACACCTCGGAAGGCAAAATCATCCTGTCCGCCACGGTGCTGGATCACCAGGTCCGGATCCAGGTGGTCGACACCGGCCAGGGGATCCCGCCAGAGCAACTCGAGCATATTTTTGAGCCGCTGATCCAGGCCAATACCCAATCCGGCCACTACCGCCAGGGCGCCGGGCTGGGCTTATCCATCAGTCGGCAGCTCATTGAGCTGATGGGCGGTCGGCTCTATGTCAGCAGCCAGCCGATGGTCGGGGCGACGTTCAGTTTCACCCTCAACCTCGCCTCGGAAGCCGACATCGTCGACAGCCGGCAGGCCAGCGCCTGCAAACATTTCCAGCTCCCCGCGCTGGAAACGGCCACTTGCGACAGCCAGGATTTGCCGGAAAACCCGGATGGGGAACTACTGCTGGTCGTCGATGACGAGCCGGTCAACCTGCAGATCCTTAATAACTTCCTACGCCTGGAAGGCTACCGGGTCCTGACCGCCGACAACGGGCGCGAGGCCATGACACTGGTCGACACCGAACAGCCTGCCCTGATCCTGCTCGATATCATGATGCCGGAAATGTCCGGCTATGAAGTGTGCCACCAGCTACGGCAACGCCATTCGCTGATTGAGCTGCCGATCATCATGCTCTCGGCCCTGGGGCAGGTCCAGGATCGGATCAAGGGATTTGAATCCGGTGCCAACGACTACCTGACCAAGCCGTTCAACAAAGAAGAGCTCGTCGCCCGCATCCATGCCCACCTGCAGGCCGGGAAGACGGAAATCCAGCGCCAGAAGAATCAGGCGCTGGAGCAGGAAATTCAGCGCCGGGAGGCCGTGGAAGCCGGCCTGCTGGAAGCCCAGAGCCGTCTGCTGGGCCTGCTCGAATCGACCCAGGAGGCCATTCTGTGTATCCGCCAGGACGGTCGGATCCGCTATGCCAACAGTGCTGCCGGCAAGCTGCTGCAGCGGGCGCCGGAGCAGCTCGAACGCCATTGCATTGATGATTTTCTGGCGACCCACCTGCCGGAAGAGATCAACACCAACCACCATTACCACGGCCACCTGCTGTTCCGCTGTGGCGAGACCATGACGGGATTGGAAACCGATGTCATCCATCTGCCGGAAAGTTCCGGCCTGCAACGGATGCTGATAATCGATCACCACGGCCCCACCACCCGACAGCGCATTGAAATGCTGGAAAACGCCATTGAAGTGATCTGCGGCTTTGCCGCCGACGGGGATCGCAGCAACCTGCAGCAACTGCGCGAATTGGGTGAGGAATTTACCCATCTGGCCGATCGCCTGGACGGCAAAGAGCAGGAGAAAGCCGAGACCATCCGCGCCCTGCTGGTCGAAACCATGAAGGCCACGCTCCGGTACTGGGAAGATGCGACGCAAAAAACCAAGTTCGAATTAGCTGAAGAAAGCGGCCTGTGGCGGGTCTATCTCGACCGCAGTACGCTGCAAACCCGGACGCTGGACAAATACCTGCACCAGGAAACCCTGCCCAAATCGCCGCGCTGGCGCACAGTGCTGAACACCATCGATTTCGTTCTGGAGCGTTGCCATAGCACATCGGCAACCACCGCAGAGCGCCATCAGCTCGAGCACATGAAAGAGCAGCTCCAGCAGCTCCTGAGCGCCTGA
- a CDS encoding ABC transporter substrate-binding protein — MLANINKKKLSLAVIAATSTMLTAPVATASERAELTMVPKFFPTFVRNFNPFLETQLDTVQDFIYEPLVVFNELQGNKPVMRLATDYYMSDDLKQVTFEIRKGVKWSDGKPFSAEDVAYTFNLLKKHPELDRTGINVRLKSIKAAGNKVVFDLTEANSNVPYLINEVSVVAKHVWSKVGDPTRFTNENPVGTGPFTQIDTFTPQLYTQCRNPNYWDNDNLDVDCLRLPQIAGNDQFLGQVLSGKFDWTYSFIPDVDSTYAAASPDNKYWYPAGGTQAFMLNYKSPKDGNREAINNIDFRRAFSMAIDRETIIDIAFYGGGVLNDYASGLGKAFAAWSDDKVYNQYKPFMTYNVANAKALLKKAGFKDTDGDGFVETPTGKQISLTIQSPNGWTDFNNTVQLGVEMLQEVGIQAKASTPDFSVYNQAMLDASYDVAYTNYFHGADPYTYWDSGYHSRFQANEGMPRFALHYWTNAELDKLLNGFYKTADRDEQLKIAHKVQKIIAENQVTIPVMSGAYTSQYNTARFTGWWNEKNPKGRPMPITNTQERLLQVLDLKPKA; from the coding sequence ATGCTTGCCAATATCAACAAGAAAAAACTCTCGCTTGCAGTGATTGCTGCAACGTCGACCATGCTGACCGCGCCTGTCGCCACCGCATCAGAGCGTGCGGAACTGACCATGGTCCCTAAGTTCTTCCCAACCTTTGTTCGTAACTTTAACCCGTTCCTGGAAACCCAGCTCGATACCGTGCAGGACTTCATCTATGAGCCACTGGTTGTCTTCAATGAGCTCCAGGGGAACAAGCCGGTCATGCGTCTGGCGACAGACTACTATATGTCTGACGATCTCAAGCAGGTCACCTTTGAAATCCGCAAAGGCGTCAAATGGTCCGACGGCAAGCCCTTTAGCGCCGAAGATGTGGCATACACCTTCAACCTGCTGAAGAAGCATCCGGAGCTGGACCGCACCGGGATCAACGTCCGCCTGAAATCAATCAAAGCTGCGGGCAACAAAGTGGTGTTTGACCTCACCGAAGCCAACTCGAACGTCCCTTACCTGATCAACGAAGTGTCTGTCGTCGCCAAGCACGTCTGGAGCAAAGTTGGCGATCCAACCCGCTTTACCAATGAAAACCCGGTCGGCACCGGTCCCTTTACCCAAATTGATACATTCACCCCGCAACTGTACACCCAGTGCCGCAACCCGAACTACTGGGATAACGACAACCTGGACGTAGACTGTCTGCGCCTGCCACAAATTGCCGGCAACGATCAGTTCCTCGGCCAGGTGCTGAGCGGCAAGTTCGACTGGACCTACTCGTTCATCCCGGATGTCGACAGCACCTACGCGGCTGCCAGCCCGGATAACAAATACTGGTATCCGGCCGGCGGGACCCAGGCTTTCATGCTGAACTACAAATCGCCAAAAGACGGCAACCGCGAAGCGATCAACAACATCGACTTCCGCCGTGCCTTCTCGATGGCCATTGACCGTGAAACCATCATCGATATCGCCTTCTACGGCGGCGGTGTGTTGAACGACTACGCTTCAGGTCTGGGCAAAGCCTTTGCGGCATGGTCTGATGACAAGGTGTACAACCAGTACAAACCGTTCATGACCTACAACGTTGCCAACGCTAAAGCCCTGCTGAAAAAAGCCGGCTTTAAAGATACCGATGGCGACGGCTTTGTCGAAACGCCGACCGGCAAGCAAATCAGCCTGACCATTCAGTCCCCGAATGGCTGGACTGACTTCAACAATACCGTTCAACTGGGTGTTGAAATGCTGCAGGAAGTCGGAATTCAGGCCAAGGCCAGCACCCCGGATTTCTCGGTCTATAACCAGGCGATGCTGGATGCATCTTATGATGTTGCCTATACCAACTATTTCCACGGCGCCGACCCGTACACCTACTGGGACAGCGGTTACCACTCACGCTTCCAGGCCAATGAAGGCATGCCGCGCTTCGCGCTGCACTACTGGACCAATGCGGAGCTGGACAAGCTGCTAAACGGCTTCTATAAAACCGCGGATCGTGATGAGCAGCTGAAAATTGCGCACAAGGTTCAGAAGATTATTGCGGAGAACCAGGTGACGATTCCGGTGATGTCCGGGGCCTACACGTCGCAGTACAACACCGCGCGCTTTACCGGCTGGTGGAACGAGAAGAATCCGAAAGGACGTCCGATGCCAATCACCAACACGCAAGAGCGTCTGCTGCAAGTCCTCGACTTGAAACCAAAAGCATAA
- a CDS encoding ABC transporter permease, translating into MGFFLRRLSFYLVALLVAITINFIIPRAMPGDPVTMMFANASVQVTPERIAAMKELLGFVDGPLYYQYLVYLKSILSWDLGISIQTYPQTVNDMLGGAVGWSLFLAGTAVILAFCIGSILGIFAAWKRGSKYDAFISPGMMVIQAVPPVVVAMLVLYTFAIGTKWFPSTYAYTAGTTPDWTSWAFYKDVGYHAVLPLFCATIIQIGGFLINMRNNMINLLNEDYITMAKGKGLNENRVVFKYAARNAMLPSVTALSMAIGMAIGGQLIIEMIFNYPGLGTVLLNAINARDYQVLQGQLLIMTLFMLFFNFLADLLIVALDPRLRKGGK; encoded by the coding sequence ATGGGATTTTTTCTGAGACGACTGAGTTTTTATCTGGTTGCCCTGCTGGTGGCAATTACGATCAACTTTATTATTCCCCGGGCAATGCCGGGCGACCCGGTGACCATGATGTTCGCCAATGCCTCGGTGCAGGTAACCCCGGAGCGGATTGCCGCGATGAAGGAGCTGCTGGGCTTCGTCGATGGGCCACTGTATTACCAATATCTGGTTTACCTCAAAAGCATCCTGTCCTGGGATCTGGGGATTTCAATCCAGACCTACCCGCAAACCGTCAATGACATGCTCGGCGGCGCCGTCGGCTGGTCCCTGTTCCTGGCCGGCACGGCGGTTATCCTGGCCTTCTGTATCGGCTCCATTCTGGGGATCTTCGCGGCCTGGAAACGCGGCAGTAAATACGATGCCTTTATTTCCCCGGGCATGATGGTGATCCAGGCCGTCCCGCCGGTGGTGGTCGCGATGCTGGTGCTCTATACCTTCGCGATCGGTACCAAGTGGTTCCCGTCGACCTATGCCTATACCGCCGGGACAACGCCGGACTGGACCAGTTGGGCTTTCTACAAAGATGTCGGCTACCACGCGGTGCTGCCGCTGTTCTGTGCCACCATCATTCAGATCGGCGGCTTCCTGATCAACATGCGAAACAACATGATCAACCTGCTCAACGAAGACTACATCACCATGGCCAAGGGCAAGGGCCTGAACGAGAACCGGGTGGTGTTCAAATACGCGGCGCGAAACGCCATGCTGCCGAGTGTGACGGCCCTGTCGATGGCGATTGGGATGGCGATTGGCGGCCAGCTGATCATCGAGATGATTTTCAACTATCCGGGTCTGGGCACCGTGCTGCTGAATGCGATTAATGCCCGTGATTACCAGGTACTGCAGGGCCAGCTGCTGATCATGACCCTCTTTATGCTGTTCTTTAACTTCCTGGCGGACCTGCTGATTGTCGCCCTGGATCCTCGTCTGCGCAAAGGAGGGAAATAA
- a CDS encoding ABC transporter permease: protein MKGLIKLLRSNPKAMAGLTIIVLFVMAAVFAPLLAKHAPDKRTGNPHEYPAFVVKAAQHSPDGWVAENLADSSRTLRLSKKADHALGTTRMGRDIWAQVLYGARTSLAVGFGAGFMVCFLATVVGVSAGYFGGRVDDILSAAMNIMLVIPQMPLLFVIAAFIGQAGPLTIAIVIGMTSWAWGARVVRAQTLSLREKEFVKAAEVLGESSWRIIMVEILPNLISIVGASFIGSVMLAIMTEATLSFLGLGDPNSISWGIMLYNVQASSSMLVGAWWELLTPCIALTFIAIGLALLNFAVDEIANPQLRSHKGMRRWKNLAQQNKNKTPAAVATQPALEGGEK from the coding sequence ATGAAAGGCCTGATAAAACTACTCCGGAGTAACCCGAAGGCAATGGCCGGGCTCACCATTATCGTGCTGTTCGTAATGGCCGCTGTGTTTGCCCCGCTGCTGGCCAAACACGCCCCGGACAAAAGGACCGGTAACCCGCACGAATACCCGGCGTTTGTGGTGAAAGCCGCGCAACACAGCCCCGATGGCTGGGTGGCTGAAAACCTGGCAGACAGCAGCCGCACCCTGCGCCTGTCCAAAAAAGCTGACCATGCACTGGGCACCACCCGCATGGGCCGGGATATCTGGGCCCAGGTCCTGTACGGCGCACGGACGTCGCTGGCCGTCGGCTTTGGTGCCGGGTTTATGGTCTGCTTCTTAGCCACTGTGGTGGGCGTCTCTGCCGGGTACTTTGGCGGCCGGGTCGACGATATCCTGTCGGCAGCCATGAACATCATGCTGGTGATCCCCCAGATGCCGCTGCTGTTTGTGATTGCAGCCTTTATCGGCCAGGCCGGTCCGCTCACCATCGCCATCGTGATCGGGATGACCTCCTGGGCCTGGGGTGCACGGGTGGTCCGGGCACAAACCCTGTCGCTGCGGGAGAAAGAGTTCGTCAAAGCTGCGGAAGTGCTGGGCGAGTCCTCCTGGCGGATCATCATGGTGGAAATCCTGCCGAACCTGATCTCGATTGTCGGCGCCAGCTTCATCGGCTCCGTCATGCTGGCCATAATGACCGAGGCAACCTTGTCCTTCCTCGGCCTGGGTGACCCGAACTCCATCAGCTGGGGCATCATGCTCTACAACGTCCAGGCTTCTTCGTCCATGCTGGTCGGCGCCTGGTGGGAACTGCTGACCCCGTGTATTGCCCTGACCTTCATCGCCATCGGCCTGGCGCTGCTGAACTTTGCCGTCGATGAAATTGCCAACCCGCAGCTGCGCTCGCACAAAGGCATGCGCCGCTGGAAAAACCTGGCGCAACAGAACAAAAATAAAACGCCGGCCGCTGTCGCGACACAACCGGCCCTTGAAGGGGGAGAAAAATAA